The proteins below come from a single Metarhizium brunneum chromosome 1, complete sequence genomic window:
- the BUB3 gene encoding Mitotic checkpoint protein produces MAPATQFELSPPPGDAVSAVAFAPSDSSKLLVSSWDKKVYSYNVASGGSEGSLTNTYEHRAPVLDVCFGANDNEAFTAGMDWTVSRLDLETGDITPLSKHAAPVRRVVFSKDHSKPHLPYQTVPLLNNIQDILVSASWDSTLTLHDLSSTSAPIRIPLPAKPHAISSSPTKIVVAMTGRIIHIYDLNAITKLFASGGTELKPWQTRESSLRYLTRAVACMPNDAGYATSSIEGRVAVEWFEDTAESQARKYAFKCHRQPAPDGDGDVVYPVNALTFHPVHGTFASGGGDGTVALWDAEAKRRLKQYQKFSNGVAALAFSNDGKYLAVGVCPGFETGQEDYTGAGATSVLIRELGENEAKGKGAK; encoded by the exons ATGGCTCCAG CTACGCAATTTGAactctcgccgccgccgggcgACGCCGTTTCCGCGGTCGCATTTGCGCCGTCCGACTCCAGCAAACTCCTCGTGTCGTCGTGGGACAAGAAAGTATACAGCTACAATGTCGCCAGCGGCGGGTCGGAGGGCAGTCTGACCAACACGTATGAGCACCGAGCTCCCGTTCTAGATGTCTGCTTTGGAGCGAATGATAATGAAGCCTTCACGGCAGGCATGGACTGGACTGTTAGCAG ATTGGACTTGGAAACTGGAGATATAACACCCCTGAGTAAACATGCTGCGCCCGTTCGCCGCGTCGTGTTCAGCAAGGATCACAGTAAGCCCCATCTCCCCTATCAAACCGTGCCTCTGCTAAACAATATCCAAGATATCCTTGTCTCTGCCTCATGGGATAGTACTCTCACTTTACACGATCTCTCCTCCACCAGCGCTCCAATCCGCATTCCGCTCCCCGCCAAGCCACACGCTATATCCTCCAGTCCAACCAAGATCGTCGTCGCCATGACGGGCCGCATCATTCACATCTACGACCTCAACGCCATCACGAAGCTCTTCGCCTCGGGCGGCACTGAGCTGAAACCTTGGCAAACACGAGAATCATCACTTCGATACCTAACGCGTGCTGTGGCATGTATGCCCAATGACGCAGGGTATGCGACGTCCAGCATCGAGGGCCGTGTAGCCGTGGAGTGGTTTGAGGATACGGCAGAGTCGCAAGCTCGAAAGTATGCGTTCAAGTGTCATAGACAACCAGCACCGgacggtgatggtgatgttgtcTACCCTGTCAATGCGCTGACATTCCACCCTGTTCATGGGACATTTGCTTCAGGAGGCGGAGATGGAACTGTTGCGCTGTGGgatgccgaggccaagaggcGATTAAAGCAGTATCAAAAGTTTTCGAATGGCGTTGCGGCGCTAGCATTTTCTAATGATGGTAAATACCTAGCTGTTGGAGTGTGTCCTGGGTTCGAGACTGGCCAGGAGGACTACACAGGCGCTGGTGCTACGTCTGTTTTAATCAGGGAACTTGGTGAGAATGAAGCAAAGGGCAAAGGTGCAAAGTAA